TTGCTAGTTCAACCAAGTCTATTGCTTATTTAAAATTAGCATTCTCTTCTAGGGGCattggtttgtttttatttatgtaaATGGTTCGGCTGACTTTCATGTTCTCAACAGATGGACAGCTAGTATTAATTTGGATACTACAGATGCACTTTTGGGGAATGCTTATAACCAAGTCCCTATTTTTCATGAACACGAAATTTAGGTCATTgacctatttattattattatgcagcattATGGATAATAGCCTTTTGCAAACTACCCGTCTATGGGTACTAGTAACTGCCACTCAGTTATTTCACAAatgatcaatttctttgttgtctGTTGCTTCGTGAATCCTGGCGCGGATCCTGGCTTTATTCTTAGTTTATCTCTCAAGTAGCATGAACTCACTGGCCTTTGAAAcgcaaacaaaaatagaaaaaattgtattcaattTCTTGTAGCTTGTTCTGGTAAGTCCACTTCAACAAGATGATGCTGTGGCTTTGGTTGTCAGCCAATTTTCTGATCTCAAGGATTATCCATATTAAGACAACCAACGAAGCTTGTCACGGGGAGTACTCTATTAGTGGCATGTTCCTCAAAGGGCACACGTTTGAAACGATTGCCGTTGATTCTCCAACAAGATGTCAAATGTTATGCAGCCAGGATGTCAGATGCCAAAGCTACAATTTTATTATTGGTAAAGATATTTGTGAGCTGAACAACAGGACTAAAGAAGCCAGGCCTCAAGACTTCCAAGGCGATCCATGGAGATTCTACATGAAGGGCGGATTTAGTAGAGGTATGGAGAGAATAATATATAGAGGATTCTACAAACAGAATCTAAAATCTTTATCTTTGCAGTCGGCTTGAATAGTGAAACGTTTCCTCAATCTTCACAGCAAGAAATATGAGTTTTCAATTATAATAGCAGAGTTCCGCGTGCGATGAAATCAAGCGCCCGATGAGCATCAGAGGCATGAGAGGAACCCCTTGCTTTGGAAATTAATGACATTGTAGTGACGCCACTTCCGTCCGTTTGTTAGTCGTCCGACCGTGCGAAGCGTTGTCACTAAAGCGGTTCAGGAcaacacttttttttctgtttccgaACGGGAAACAGTGCTTTTAAGAGAAATAGCTGGTTAGCAGGAAGAAGATAGGACCGGCACGCACTCTgggttatcataattatttatatatGCACTAGGGTAGTTTGTGCTTTTCTGCATGATAGATGCAAATGTTAGTTTCTGTAGTGAAAGTTTTGACAGTGAATATTATGGAATATACTAAAGAGGAGCTGGCGAATTATCACGAAACTACTTTTTGAGAACTTTAAGGTCAATGTCAAATAAAAGTTGTTTCCGCGCACAAATTGGTACTACTTTGGTCATTCATGGTTTTAACTATGCGTCATAGCATTTAAGAGCACTGTTTACCAAACGGCATAATCGCAACTCTTCCTCTAATGCTGTtatattataattgttattgttgttattatgacAGAAGTAATTGTGAAGTTGTCTCCTAAGTTATTAATGCAACTCGGGCGCCATACGTAACTCGATGTACATGGCTACTAGGAAGTGCGAACACGAAAATAGTAAGGAATAAGGGaactaagaaaaaaatattagaaaaataaataaataaataaaatgaaaggtGGTAACTCATTATCTTTCTCACCTAAAAGCCAACCATTCAAACTTCTGCCAAGACTTTGAAGGGTCTCATCACACTCAATGCGTTCGAGATCCCGGTATGTGCATTTCTCCTTCTCCACTCT
Above is a genomic segment from Acropora muricata isolate sample 2 chromosome 1, ASM3666990v1, whole genome shotgun sequence containing:
- the LOC136916718 gene encoding uncharacterized protein, which translates into the protein MMLWLWLSANFLISRIIHIKTTNEACHGEYSISGMFLKGHTFETIAVDSPTRCQMLCSQDVRCQSYNFIIGKDICELNNRTKEARPQDFQGDPWRFYMKGGFSRAPLGSIEELPGKSCAEIKASEGKGMTYGIHWIYSDENLDQAIQATCEVNWRGGYM